The nucleotide sequence GGCCCTCAGGGCGCTTCCTCGATCCTGATCGCCATGAAGCGCGGGTTCTCGCCACGCTGCACCAGCGCGGGCACCCAGCTGTTGGTGGGCAGGCTCTCGACGATCTCGGTCAGCGCCGCCGGGTTTTCCACGTCCAGGTTGTTCAGGGTGCGCAGCACGTCGCCGGCCCGGATACCGGCGCGGGCGGCCGGCCCCGGCTTCACATCCGTCACTTTGACGCCATGGCTCAGGCCCAGCTTCTCTTTCTCGGTATCGGACAGCGGCGCCACCGTCAGGCCCAGCGGCGCTGCGGCCGCTGGCGGTGCCGCGCCGCGCTCGCTGCCGCCGTCCTGACGCATGTCTTCCGGCAATTCACCAACGGTGACTTTCAATGTCTTGCGCTTGCCCTCGCGGACCACCTCCATGGTCGCCTCGGCGCCGGGCGCGACACGCCCCACCAGATGCGGCAATTGCGGCGAGCGATCAATGGTCTCGCCGTTGAAACTGATCACCACGTCCCCTGCCTCAAGGCCGGCTGCGGACGCCGGGGAATCCTTCATCACCTGTGCCACCAGGGCACCGGCAGGCTTGTCCAGCCCGAAGGACTCGGCCAGGTCACGGTCCACATCCTGGATCAACACACCCAGCCAGCCACGCGCCACGCGGCCGTCCTCGCGCAGTTGCTGGACCACGTCCATGGCCATGTCGATCGGGATCGCGAACGACAGCCCCATAAAACCGCCGGACTGCGACACGATCTGTGAATTGATGCCGACCACTTCACCGTCGAGATTGAACAGCGGGCCACCGGAGTTGCCGGGATTGATGGCCACGTCGGTCTGGATAAAGGGCACATAGTTCTCGTTCGGCAGGCTGCGGCCCAGCGCGCTGACGATACCCGCCGTCACGGTGCTCTCGAAG is from Isoalcanivorax pacificus W11-5 and encodes:
- a CDS encoding DegQ family serine endoprotease, whose amino-acid sequence is MTQRVFARWVFVLLAGMLISCGPQSGPQANTLPDFTRLVQEQEPAVVNISTLQRVSGVEGRLRGQQVPEFFRHFFEGMEEQFDAPQRDAESQGSGFIISEDGYILTNYHVIRDADRILVRLQDRRELEAELVGHDQQSDLALLHIEEDDLPVVKIGSSRDLKVGEWVLAIGAPFGFESTVTAGIVSALGRSLPNENYVPFIQTDVAINPGNSGGPLFNLDGEVVGINSQIVSQSGGFMGLSFAIPIDMAMDVVQQLREDGRVARGWLGVLIQDVDRDLAESFGLDKPAGALVAQVMKDSPASAAGLEAGDVVISFNGETIDRSPQLPHLVGRVAPGAEATMEVVREGKRKTLKVTVGELPEDMRQDGGSERGAAPPAAAAPLGLTVAPLSDTEKEKLGLSHGVKVTDVKPGPAARAGIRAGDVLRTLNNLDVENPAALTEIVESLPTNSWVPALVQRGENPRFMAIRIEEAP